In one Diprion similis isolate iyDipSimi1 chromosome 6, iyDipSimi1.1, whole genome shotgun sequence genomic region, the following are encoded:
- the LOC124407228 gene encoding peptidylglycine alpha-hydroxylating monooxygenase — protein sequence MNGRYLFILAILLIVAVTYSHSYNVERYPLLMPNVRPTTPELYLCTPIKIDSTKDYYIVGFEPNATMATAHHMLLYGCSQPGSSKPVWNCGEMAHAMDTDSETASPCSEGSQILYAWARDAPKLILPDDVGFKVGGTSTIKYLVLQVHYSHIDEFKDGSTDDSGIFLHYTLKPHKKLAGVLLLGTSGIIPPKSTEYMETACSLQEEKTIYPIAYRTHTHSLGRVVSGYVIKPENEWVELGKRDPLSPQMFYPVHNKIPITRGDTLAARCTMESNRTTWTHIGATNADEMCNFYLMYYVKEDEPLEMKYCFTSGPPTYYWQNVGLIGIPEREASTL from the exons ATGAATGGAAGATACCTGTTCATTTTAGCGATCCTGCTCATCGTGGCTGTCACGTATTCCCACTCATATAATGTCGAAAGGTATCCCCTGCTCATGCCAAACGTCAGGCCCACCACT cCCGAACTGTATCTGTGCACTCCGATCAAAATAGATTCAACAAAGGATTATTATATCGTTGGATTTGAACCTAACGCTACTATGGCTACTGCCCATCATATGTTACTTTACGGGTGCTCGCAACCAGGCAGTAGCAAACCTGTCTGGAACTGTGGCGAAATGGCTCATGCTATGGATACTGACTCTGAAACTGCAAGTCCGTGCAGTGAAGGATCCCAG ATACTTTATGCATGGGCCAGAGATGCTCCAAAGTTGATTCTACCGGATGACGTGGGATTCAAAGTTGGCGGTACTTCGACAATCAAGTATTTAGTATTGCAAGTACATTACTCGCACATTGATGAGTTCAAAGATGGGAGTACTGATGACtctggaatatttttacattacaCTCTTAAACCACACAAGAAATTGGCTGGTGTTTTACTGTTGGGAACATCTGGGATAATACCTCCAAAAAGTACAGAGTACATGGAAACAGCGTGCTCTTTGCAGGAGGAAAAAACTATTTATCCAATCGCGTATAGAACTCACACGCATAGTCTCGGTAGAGTAGTCTCGGGTTATGTAATTAAACCTGAAAATGAGTGGGTAGAATTGGGAAAAAGAGATCCCTTGAGTCCTCAGATGTTTTACCCAGTTCATAACAAAATACCAATTACACGTGGTGATACATTAGCAGCCAGATGCACGATGGAAAGTAATCGTACTACTTGGACGCACATTGGTGCTACTAACGCAGATGAAATGTGCAATTTTTACCTCATGTACTACGTTAAGGAAGATGAACCTTTAGAAATGAAGTATTGCTTTACCAGCGGCCCACCGACTTATTATTGGCAAAATGTTGGTTTGATTGGCATCCCCGAGCGAGAGGCCTCGACCTTATaa
- the LOC124406557 gene encoding ankyrin repeat domain-containing protein 49-like has product MLDCPIELTPPRSLTDNVLIYNNGIPRKSGSSLKIVCCVLRNCLIDLKMSSEEEDDQITDLEAIRDKILSQPRGERMQVSAWEDDDDGIEEYQNAREPDSKAVLAAAEKGDLDMIRQLIIRDPSLIHSTDHDGYTPLHRACYGNHIDVVEYLLENGAKIDAKTNDGWEPLHSACCWNHVDCAAVLIANGADINAKSKGDQTPLHLASASSHNSPALQLLLLHYNTNPHLVNSSGDNAEQIARRTGKYYPLFEMIEPCLNNI; this is encoded by the exons ATGCTTGATTGTCC GATAGAATTGACTCCACCCAGATCGTTGACTGACAACGTCCTGATCTACAATAACGGGATTCCCCGAA AAAGCGGAAGCTCTCTGAAAATTGTCTGCTGTGTTTTGCGAAACTGTTTGATAGACTTGAAAATGTCATCCGAAGAAGAGGACGATCAGATTACGGATTTGGAGGCAATTCGCGACAAAATTTTGAGTCAACCACGCGGTGAGCGAATGCAAGTAAGTGCCTGGGAAGATGACGACGACGGTATTGAAGAGTACCAAAACGCGAGAG AACCAGACAGTAAAGCCGTCCTAGCAGCAGCTGAAAAAGGTGATTTAGACATGATCAGACAGCTCATTATCAGAGATCCTAGTTTAATCCATTCCACAGACCACGATGGTTATACTCCTCTTCACAGAGCCTGCTATGGAAATCACATAGACGTAGTCGAG TACTTGCTTGAAAATGGAGCAAAAATAGATGCCAAGACCAATGACGGCTGGGAGCCTCTGCATTCTGCGTGTTGTTGGAATCATGTTGATTGTGCAGCTGTGCTGATAGCCAATGGAGCTGATATAAATGCTAAATCAAAAGGGGATCAAACGCCTCTTCACTTGGCAAGTGCAAGTTCTCACAATTCTCCAGCATTACAGCTGCTACTTCTGCATTATAATACTAATCCACATTTAGTGAATTCCAGTGGTGATAATGCAGAGCAGATCGCAAGACGAACTGGAAAATATTATCCTTTATTTGAAATGATAGAACCTTGTCTCAATAATATTTAA
- the LOC124407230 gene encoding ADP-ribosylation factor-like protein 6 isoform X1 has product MGLFDRLANIFGLRKKEVNVLVVGLNNSGKSTVINHFKREEERCVDIVPTVGFNVEKFAFKNVHFTAFDMSGHDRYRSLWEHCYKDCQGIIFLIDSSDKLRLVVAKEELDMLLQHPDINGRKIPILFLANKMDLPDSLTTVKLVAGLGLERILDKPWHIRATNAVNGDGLQPAIEWLTDQIRDIYINKR; this is encoded by the exons ATGGGGTTGTTTGATCGGCTGGCCAATATTTTTGGCCtaaggaaaaaagaagtaaacgTATTAGTTGTTGGACTTAATAACAGTGGTAAGTCGACGGtaataaatcatttcaaacGCGAGGAAGAGCGGTGTGTCGATATTGTCCCTACTGTCGGGTTCAATGTTGAAAAGTTCGCAT TTAAAAATGTGCATTTTACGGCATTCGATATGTCCGGTCATGATCGCTACAGATCGTTATGGGAACATTGCTACAAAGATTGTCAAggcattatatttttaatagaCAGTAGTGACAAGCTGCGATTGGTTGTCGCGAAAGAGGAACTAGACATGCTTCTACAACATCCAGACATAAATG GTCGTAAGATTCCTATACTTTTCTTAGCGAATAAAATGGATTTGCCAGATTCTTTAACCACGGTAAAGTTGGTTGCCGGATTGGgccttgaaagaattttggaTAAGCCTTGGCATATTAGAGCGACGAATGCCGTTAATGGAGACGGTTTACAACCAGCCATCGAATGGCTAACTGATCAAATAAGAGATATTTACATAAATAAGAGATAA
- the LOC124407230 gene encoding ADP-ribosylation factor-like protein 6 isoform X2, which produces MGLFDRLANIFGLRKKEVNVLVVGLNNSVKNVHFTAFDMSGHDRYRSLWEHCYKDCQGIIFLIDSSDKLRLVVAKEELDMLLQHPDINGRKIPILFLANKMDLPDSLTTVKLVAGLGLERILDKPWHIRATNAVNGDGLQPAIEWLTDQIRDIYINKR; this is translated from the exons ATGGGGTTGTTTGATCGGCTGGCCAATATTTTTGGCCtaaggaaaaaagaagtaaacgTATTAGTTGTTGGACTTAATAACAGTG TTAAAAATGTGCATTTTACGGCATTCGATATGTCCGGTCATGATCGCTACAGATCGTTATGGGAACATTGCTACAAAGATTGTCAAggcattatatttttaatagaCAGTAGTGACAAGCTGCGATTGGTTGTCGCGAAAGAGGAACTAGACATGCTTCTACAACATCCAGACATAAATG GTCGTAAGATTCCTATACTTTTCTTAGCGAATAAAATGGATTTGCCAGATTCTTTAACCACGGTAAAGTTGGTTGCCGGATTGGgccttgaaagaattttggaTAAGCCTTGGCATATTAGAGCGACGAATGCCGTTAATGGAGACGGTTTACAACCAGCCATCGAATGGCTAACTGATCAAATAAGAGATATTTACATAAATAAGAGATAA